A region from the Alnus glutinosa chromosome 5, dhAlnGlut1.1, whole genome shotgun sequence genome encodes:
- the LOC133868761 gene encoding cyclin-dependent kinase D-3-like codes for MAELDLSKKVADRYLKREVLGEGTYGVVYKAIDTKTGQKVAIKKIRLGKQKEGVNFTALREIKLLKELKDPNIIELIDAFPHKGNLHLVFEFMETDLEAVIRDRNIFLSPADIKSYLQMTLKGLAYCHKKWVLHRDMKPNNLLIGSNGQLKLADFGLARIFGSPDRKFTHQVFARWYRAPELLFGTKQYGAGVDVWAAACIFAELLLRRPFLQGSSDIDQLGKIFAAFGTPTPSQWPDMAYLPDYVEYQYVPAPPLRSLFPMASDDGLDLLSKMFTYDPKARISVQQALEHRYFSSAPLPTVPDKLPRPAPKQESRASDFNSHDGPTVLSPSRKSKRVMRERDGFEGNAYKVHKIDEHLDEIRLAAGGNTSRNEPVPLSVDFSIFGAKPPNRPTINSTDRTHLKRKLDLEFQQPE; via the exons atggcagagCTCGATCTGTCCAAGAAAGTCGCCGATAGATATCTGAAGCGCGAAGTCCTCGGAGAAGGTACCTATGGGGTCGTCTACAAAGCCATTGATACCAAG ACAGGACAGAAAGTTGCGATTAAAAAAATCCGGCTTGGGAAGCAGAAGGAAGGGGTAAATTTTACGGCACTTAGGGAAATTAAACTGCTTAAAGAGCTCAAAGATCCGAATATAATTGAGTTGATTGATGCATTCCCTCATAAGGGTAACTTGCATCTTGTGTTTGAGTTCATGGAGACAGATCTCGAAGCTGTTATTCGTGACCGGAATATATTTCTTTCACCGGCTGACATAAAATCGTACCTTCAGATGACACTCAAAGGACTTGCTTATTGCCACAAGAAATGGGTTTTACATAG GGATATGAAACCAAACAACTTGTTAATAGGATCTAATGGACAGCTCAAACTTGCAGATTTTGGTTTAGCACGAATATTTGGGAGCCCAGATCGCAAGTTTACGCATCAG GTCTTTGCTCGGTGGTATAGAGCACCGGAGCTGTTGTTTGGTACCAAACAATATGGAGCTGGGGTGGATGTTTGGGCTGCAGCTTGTATATTTGCTGAACTTCTCCTGCGTCGACCTTTTCTGCAG GGTTCAAGTGACATTGATCAATTAGGAAAGATCTTTGCTGCATTTGGGACTCCAACACCATCTCAGTGGCCTGATATGGCATATCTTCCTGATTATGTGGAGTACCAATATGTTCCTGCACCCCCTTTACGTTCTCTGTTTCCGATGGCTAGTGATGATGGTCTTGATCTGTTATCGAAAATGTTTACTTATGATCCTAAAGCTAGAATATCAGTGCAGCAGGCATTAGAGCATCG GTACTTTTCATCTGCACCTTTGCCTACAGTTCCGGATAAACTCCCTAGACCTGCTCCTAAGCAGGAATCTAGAGCTTCAGATTTTAATTCACACGATGGTCCCACTGTCTTGTCACCTTCAAGAAAGTCCAAGCGAGTAATGCGAGAACGTGATGGCTTTGAAGGaaatgcatacaaagttcataAGATCGACGAGCATCTTGATGAAATAAGGCTCGCAGCTGGTGGAAATACAAGCAGGAATGAACCAGTACCTCTGTCAGTTGATTTTTCTATCTTTGGAGCAAAACCTCCCAATAGACCTACAATTAACAG TACTGACAGAACACATCTAAAAAGGAAGTTAGATCTTGAATTCCAACAACCTGAATGA